A region of Stegostoma tigrinum isolate sSteTig4 chromosome 5, sSteTig4.hap1, whole genome shotgun sequence DNA encodes the following proteins:
- the LOC125451505 gene encoding actin-3-like, with the protein MAVVVDTGTGMTKAGFAGDEYPRAVFPSVVGMHQDAVLRTDLNNYCVGKEARDRPDIWISKYPIKHGIVTNWDDMEKIWHHIFNNVLRVAPAEHSVLFTEAPLNPKANKEKMVQMMFESFDAPRVFATVPGLVSIYGTGRVKGLVLDCGEGVTAALSVNEGYIMPESIRRLNFAGRELTDNFMESLLHRGYHFSSATERLLAENIKGKLCHVALDYVQEMTDATTSSTLDKSYELPDGQILTINKECFQCPEALFQPSFLGIPSDGVHKTVNDSIEACEDCIRSDLYTNIILAGGSTMFPGIADRIQKEITLLAPKTMKIKVITSSERKYLGWIGASVLASLSAFKEMCTTKQEYDEAGPSIIHRKCF; encoded by the exons ATGGCTGTGGTGGTGGACACTGGAACTGGGATGACCAAAGCCGGATTTGCAGGGGATGAATATCCCAGAGCGGTGTTTCCGTCTGTTGTGGGAATGCATCAG GATGCTGTGCTCAGAACAGACCTAAACAACTACTGTGTTGGGAAAGAAGCCAGAGACAGGCCAGATATTTGGATCTCCAAATACCCAATCAAACATGGGATTGTGACCAACTGGGATGACATGGAGAAGATTTGGCACCACATCTTTAACAATGTGTTGAGAGTTGCTCCAGCAGAACATTCTGTTCTCTTCACGGAGGCACCTCTGAACCCCAAAGCTAACAAAGAGAAGATGGTCCAGATGATGTTTGAGAGTTTTGACGCACCACGAGTCTTTGCTACTGTTCCTGGCTTAGTCTCCATTTATGGAACAGGCCGCGTCAAAGGCCTTGTACTGGACTGTGGTGAGGGTGTGACTGCTGCTTTGTCAGTCAATGAGGGCTATATCATGCCTGAAAGCATTCGACGCCTAAACTTTGCTGGCAGGGAGCTAACTGACAACTTCATGGAGAGTTTGTTGCATCGTGGGTACCACTTCAGCTCGGCTACTGAGAGATTGCTTGCTGAAAATATCAAAGGGAAGCTTTGCCATGTGGCCCTTGATTATGTCCAGGAGATGACAGATGCTACTACATCTTCCACCCTGGACAAAAGCTATGAACTTCCAGATGGTCAAATCCTCACCATCAATAAGGAGTGTTTTCAATGTCCCGAAGCTCTATTTCAACCTTCCTTTTTGGGAATACCATCCGATGGCGTGCACAAGACCGTCAATGACAGCATCGAGGCATGTGAAGATTGTATCAGGAGTGATCTCTACACAAATATTATTCTGGCTGGTGGGTCTACCATGTTTCCAGGCATTGCTGATCGAATTCAGAAAGAAATCACACTCTTGGCTCCAAAAAcaatgaagattaaagtcattaCTTCATCGGAAAGGAAGTATTTAGGCTGGATTGGTGCCTCAGTCTTGGCTTCTCTCTCTGCTTTCAAGGAAATGTGTACTACCAAGCAGGAGTATGATGAAGCAGGACCCTCCATTATCCATCGCAAGTGCTTCTAA
- the LOC125451930 gene encoding cathelicidin antimicrobial peptide-like isoform X2 codes for MRFWLIALICVGAVAMGNGAPVLRTPTSKDALYAAIHKYNAGSIQTNLFKLLGPTCIAIKQMSQGKEYEIGFALKQTVCTKGMEDIMQDCEYMDEGTVLICNAIVTVTFNVPVPTKTTVSCSTD; via the exons ATGAGATTCTGGTTGATTGCACTTATTTGTGTTGGAGCAGTTGCCATGGGGAACGGAGCCCCAGTTCTACGGACGCCAACATCCAAGGATGCTTTGTATGCTGCTATCCACAAGTACAATGCAGGGTCCATCCAGACGAACCTCTTTAAGCTCTTGGGACCCACCTGCATTGCAATCAAG CAAATGTCACAAGGTAAAGAATATGAGATTGGGTTTGCCCTCAAACAGACGGTGTGCACTAAGGGAATGGAGGATATAATGCAAGACTGTGAATACATGGATGAGGGA ACCGTATTGATTTGTAACGCAATTGTTACAGTTACCTTCAATGTCCCTGTACCAACAAAGACCACAGTCAGCTGTTCAACG GATTGA
- the LOC125451930 gene encoding cathelicidin antimicrobial peptide-like isoform X1, which produces MRFWLIALICVGAVAMGNGAPVLRTPTSKDALYAAIHKYNAGSIQTNLFKLLGPTCIAIKQMSQGKEYEIGFALKQTVCTKGMEDIMQDCEYMDEGTVLICNAIVTVTFNVPVPTKTTVSCSTQD; this is translated from the exons ATGAGATTCTGGTTGATTGCACTTATTTGTGTTGGAGCAGTTGCCATGGGGAACGGAGCCCCAGTTCTACGGACGCCAACATCCAAGGATGCTTTGTATGCTGCTATCCACAAGTACAATGCAGGGTCCATCCAGACGAACCTCTTTAAGCTCTTGGGACCCACCTGCATTGCAATCAAG CAAATGTCACAAGGTAAAGAATATGAGATTGGGTTTGCCCTCAAACAGACGGTGTGCACTAAGGGAATGGAGGATATAATGCAAGACTGTGAATACATGGATGAGGGA ACCGTATTGATTTGTAACGCAATTGTTACAGTTACCTTCAATGTCCCTGTACCAACAAAGACCACAGTCAGCTGTTCAACG CAGGATTGA